The Sardina pilchardus chromosome 24, fSarPil1.1, whole genome shotgun sequence nucleotide sequence AGGAAAATGAGAGACAGGCAGAATATTGTGGTTGTGGTAAAATAtgtgacacaaaaacacaatcaGACCAATATGGAAAGACAGATATACCCTTCGGACAAGCAGATACACTGCCGTGACTGTGTCTCGTCGAGTCTTCAAGCTGTGAGTTTCCATCAGACATGCGTCATAGCGACTTGACTCACTCTTCTCCGTTTTGAATCCTCGGACAGTCCGGATGCCTGACACGGCCTCTACTGCTGCATCACTGGATCGGGCAATAGAGTCTTGCACCTCTTTAGAGAGTTTCTTAATGGGTCAAAAACATCAAATACCCAGCTCTGAAAAACTGTTCACAGACTACTGTCAATGCACATCTACATATAGCCGGCACCTATTAcagattacatacagtataggtatTCAGTAGCATTGCTCTCTTTGGGTGGTACATTTCTGAAATGAGAAGGCTTCTTTCTTATTCTAATCTTAGATAGATatgtagatagacagatagatactttattgatccccaaggaaattcaaggtcccagtagctTAAAGGAATActccacccaaaaatgaaattaagcctgtctcggtcacccccggagttagaacagtgaaaaaaacccggttaaaatccgtccgggcattgtcctgctttgggagcagcgtttttagctttagcttagcacagttgctgtaaatgaaagggtgtcagttagcacgccctcaaaaaaaagtgaccgagaaatctacatttttttctaaatatatcttgggagccatgtgttcaaaacgagtacatatcataatgcaaaattgaACAAGgttattacctgggcagatatttacttggaactatattcggcctcatcacaggcgaagcaccgctaaataggcgcaaagttctcaagcagcagcacttgaatcccatcccgtgaagttccagtcgaatcagGAAGTTAGGAGTTTTCAAGTGCTACGTGCTATGGCTACATGAGACTAGCtgtgcttcgcctgtgatgaggctgaatatagttccaagtaaatatctgcccaggtaatagccttGTTCGATTtaacattatgatttgtactcgttctgaacacacgtctcacggtttttttcactgttctaactctgggggtgaccgagactggcttaatttcatttttgggtggcttATTCctttaagacaccacacacaacatacactacaacgTAAACAGGATGAAAAAATAACAAGTCCACATGACTAAAAATATACTAATGACACTAAAACAAGGATCCACATGAATGTACTAGGGATGTATAAGCATGAGGCACTTGCAGTGACAGGGCAGGGACACCCTGTGATTCAGTATGAGGTATATGTCATGGAAGTAGAGCAGATAAGtccacagtgcaacagtgcagtGGTTCTTGTCATACTTTTAAAATGTGTTCACTCCccttgtgtttgtattgtactTTTATTAGAGAGTATTTGTTCTCATATGACATACAACTACAAGGCCTTTGTCGTTTCTGATACATACCTGGTAGAATGTGTCATATATGTTCTGAATCAAGCCAGTCAGTGGTGTCTCCATCAGCATTAGTAGTGTGAGCTTCCAGGACAGGCTGACCATCAAAGAAAGCATGCCCAGAGTTTTGATGAATGTTCGGAGAAGGACATTGACATTAAGAGCCACCGCTCGTGCCATGAGGTCGGAGTCTGTGGACAACCTGGAAGTGAGGTCACCTGCAGGACATGTACAGGAGATGTAATTTCCATGCCGGACACACATTCAGTAATGCTAATAACTTCTGCATTGATTCAGTGATAAGCTCAACTATTAAAAACAAAGTGCATATCCCAACCATGCAAATCCTGACGAGAATATTTGGTCATATGTAAATAATCAAAAACCTACCTGTCTTTGTTGTTTCATAGAAGCCAAGTTCTTGACTAACAAGGGACCCGAACAGTTTGACTTTGACTCTGCAAGCAAAACTGTTGATGGCACACATGAAGAGGCCACCGCGACACCCCGCACTGATTGAGCTGGAGCACAAATTAAGGTTTCAAAAGTTTATTTAGATTTGCATTGGAGGCTTTCTCAAGTACCCAAAGTAGACTAGTCATAAACAGGGATCTGAATATCAGATCAGTAGGCCATTACTGCTTTTGTGTACACTAACCTTCCTAAAGAGAAGAGGCCCATGAACAAAATTGCAGTCAAGAAGTCATTCCACTGGTACTGTGATCGCAAGATGTCAATCACCTCTCCGGTGTAGAAGGGAATGAACGTCTCACctatacacaaacgcacaagaGAAAGGCAAGTGATAGTCTACAGGTTAAGATGGGCCATATCGGAACCAACTGATCAGATCCATTAAAGTAGCCAACGTGGGTTTGGAATACTTACATAGAACAGCTAATACAAGGAAGACGAAAGCTCCGAAAATAAGGATAGTGTCAGGCTTATGGAGAAGGATGACTCGCTTAAAGAGCAAGCGTGATGTTGCtttcttctctctatcactttgACAACTTTCGTCGGGACATGACAGCTCCCAAAATATACCGGCTGATGCAGTGGCCAGAATATTTAACAACCAAAAACTCGATTTTTCTAGTGGATGGCTGTCGAGCATCAACATGCGCCCAGTCCAAAATACAGAACCAAGAAGACAATGGGTTGTTAGCATGCgttttaaaaaaacactggCCCCATTAGTGACCAGACTTGACACTCCATATGATATTACCCATCGTATTCCCGACGACACCCACTGGCGTAACAAACTCGTATACTTATCTTCTTGATGAAATTTCCCTGGCAACAATTGGTCTTCTAAAACGTGATACACTATGAAGTCCACGCATACCGCCAGGGCAAAAATGTAGACACAGCGCATCATGATGTGAGACAAGGCTACCCAAAGATCTATAGCAGACGCTGTTGCTAATGGTTTAGTCTAGCCTACAAGTACCCTACGATTCACTCCCCGGGTCAACCGTCAACGAGTAAGTTATTTGAAGACATGCTCTACTGTGCAATATCTGATATTGCCgtttagtttcagtttcagtttcaaaGGGTGGAAATTCTGCGAAACCCCACAGCATGGAAAACAATTcttgaagtaggcctaggcctagacTAAAACTCGCCCGTAGCCTACATCGCATTGTACATTTGCATTGGAAATAGCAAGGCAATGCCATTTACAGTTTGTCTCAAATACTAAAACATAAAAGCCAATCCTTTAAACCAAATGGCCaattgtctaaacacatttactaaatctagccatattttttcaataccataaacacatttcacatgaagacacaattcacacaacacaatcctccgttctcataaatctaagcacatttttccttgctgaaactcatgttgcaaaacatattctcaaacgAAAggtcatgtgatgcaaaatgcttgccacagtcagcaataactgaacacaatgaacacacctggcgtcatttacacaacgactcaaaattgAGGACACTTaagctaatgcgcacagtgactgtggtgtgtgtgtgtgtgtgtgtgtgtgtgtgtgtggtgaatgaagaataaaatactgtagcctaaaagaacttcacaccctgatcatcttttcaagagtactgttgtgtgcaatagattctgttttttgcattgagttgtgttacagtagtgtacttgcagaaatgaagagctcttttccaaaacgctataaatccatttttgaaaacattactgtaggctactgtaacaaaTAATGTTGCTgtatacagtaattgtgtgtttcaggtaatatcaataaaatgcagttttttttttgtttttattgagtaaagatacattatgtaactaaacataacccaatacagtttcactgagattacttgaaaaacaaaacttaaaaaatatatttatgaaaattcattacagttttttccaatcgtttacacacaattttgaaaacggggctctttttgtctgaaCACATcccacaattaaccaaacacaacacccaatcagcagaacataacagattgttagcaaaatgaaatatttctgtcaaaacaataaacacattgataaaaccttatactgttctcatatcactaacacattctttgaatgatttcacactgtcgctatcttatacacaacatcacaataaattcaaaacacatctgtaaaaaccctcttccaatatatggatcttattcagacatattgtttgagagcattaggataatttagatacaaaaatattttgatgaaccctcatcaagcaatgcacaaactTGATGCTGCCGacaatattcatttatttcactgtaccatatgttacagtgacaagtcaatcaacagaaaatggcaaaatatagttcttactactgtaaagtgtagaaaaataaaaatctgtacacaaacaaaaagtactgtacacttacagtcactgaagaaaaactaaagcaacaatacaaacaagtaacaacaatacataatactctaatcatctctctgtctagctggatcaggccatatgagttcaccacatcacaggctatgggtgcctctcatttgggcttttatacgtcctccctcgctcctctggcctcgatcctcactgatcgacataaagaatgatggggcgaaaacaatgggatagtctatccagtgttagttatagatcagtgggaacgcccctcgaggatcgagcataacacacctgagtgctgcgttttcaattttgcacatgtgtgcttacacacctggtggatgtgattattcaatttgttcatttgtgtggtcattggcaagccagggctttataatgagaaggaagtacctaacaatctttatctgtgtctaaggtgtgaaaatgtgttttacgttttgacattcactgtgtgtaatgtttcgcaaaaagtgtgaagctgaatttgtgcttactgttgtactactctgcgcaggtgttttgcttcttaagtgctaagtattgttaactgtctgataaccttaattttagtgtgtatacgattggaaaaaactgtagtaaaatggtggatatagcgttttggaaaagaactcttcaaatgcctaatcctctgcagtgagttttgaagtgagaaggtgtggttgtgcttatgtagctttagaaaagggtattgtgtttagacattggggaacatggaggaaacgtttgtgaaatgtgttttagcatttgagaaaaactgtattgtAGCTAGTCTTGAAAACAGCTGGTTATCCGCTGTCGTAGCCTGTTGCCAGTAGACCCACATGCTATTACAGCCCTAATAGCCTACACCCTACTGTATGGCCATAATAAATTacaattgggggggggggggaactggAAAAAAGGCCGCATCATGCAAATAATCAATTTATTCCatagacgcgtttcggcgttctTCCTTCTGTTTTTCAATTGTATCTTATAatttggtcagcactctaaaacTCTTGAGGGAAGCCTAGGATTCAGCCCTGTCGCACTGACCAAGGAATACCAAAACCTGTCCTTGTCAATTCTGCCTAGCAACAAGTGAGTTATCTCGAAATTTAATGACGGTAGGATCTATCACTAAAACAAAAAGTCAGGGCTGTCCAATGTATcaaacatatatttatatatgtatatgtatatgtatatatgtctatggtatCAAACCATCTTACATCACAATTTTGGTCATTagaacgttaggggaacgttttTTCGTGGCTATGGGGACGTTGCTTAACTCTTTCCCGGCAGGGCAAAAATAGGCCAAAAATGACTCTGATATTTCATTATGCTGTGGGTGACCTAAGCAAATGTCAGGGAAAGTATCTATTTTTCCTTGAAGCCACATACTTGGGCTACACAACTATATGTTTGTCATGGATTTTTTATATCATTTATATTTACCAATTATCATAAATTTGCATACAATTAGCATATTCCGGACAATTTTTtttggcctattagcctgtttgatgctcattgagctcaatgcaaatcaaacaggctaataggcctactggaaaaagccccatgccaatctctagctatggtgaagggtatgtgataatgtggggctaatttaattccaaaggccaagggaatttatcaggatgcataatatcctggatccatgaaatagctggcctttaaaaataaaaatctgcctgcccttatatgttaaccctatgtgttaaattcccatagggttacaaagggggtcaaatacttccttcccctagcatttaaggaaaacatgtatttatttacgatacattcttcaatcacaaagaaaattggtgtccttggtaTTTTAATTTTATcttaatttttttaattaaggcattaagatcaattgtcaaatgatgattttatattcctgttttagcatggtatcaaatacatgtgctccccactgtatgtatgtatgtactgtatgaaaatTATCCTGTGGATTTTGCTCACGCCAAGGGGTAAGATGGCATCCAAAATGTCTTCAGATTTTGAATAAACAATCATCAATTCCAACTGTAAGGCAAAAATGTGTGCTGTATACAGCAAGTCATGTGCTCAATACaaataagaaaataataatgaaaaaaaacttGGTCACACATTTGCAATGCAAAGTCACCACTCATTTCATAACTTGTCTTTCACTTTTTCCACTAAAATATGAGTAGACCTTATTGCTTTAATAAGACCTTTAATACATTTACCTATATGACATATGCAAAATGTGCATATTTCAAATCCTACAATTACTGATCAAAGAACTTTGGCAGGTCATTGCCAAGAATGCATTTCTCCTCCGAGCCTGCTTCATCAATGGTGACAAGATAAGCCACACCACCACTGGAACCATCTCGACTCATCGCCAGTGTCAGAGCTGCCAAAGGAGATGGGAACCatgagtgggggaaaaaattatgttgtgtaaaatgcaaataaaaactaAATGTGACATAAATCTACTCATTTCATGAAACAGCATTTACAAACGGAAGTTAAATTCAGGAGGAGCATTTGCTAAACAGTCTGGGGTATACCCAGTACCAGTTAACCTAATTAGTTTTGAAATAGTCCTCCTTTTGATGTCTTTATTATTACACACTCTTTCCAGCCTTTTGTTTCCCCATCCTTACTTTATTGAGAAGGTGTTGCTggaatcaaattcaaaatgttttctatgaaatagtcaaatttgtcattttcaatATTCAATATGTTGTCTATGTCCTTTTCGCAGCTACATATGGACTTACAAGATTTGCAGATTATCGCATTCTATTTCTATTAGCATTTTACACAACATCCCTACTTTGGGGTTGtaaggaataataataagaaaaggaGAACAACTCACCATTCACAACAAACGTCTGACTCTCTCTGCGGCTCATACCCTTCCGATACTCGGCGTCCACAAACCCATAGATGTACGAGCTACCAGAGCCACCCACAGCAAAGGGCTGCCTGGACAGGAGGCCATTCAGGGTCGCATACACCTGTATCAAGAGAAATATCAACAGGGGACAcatgagagaggtgtgtgtggtatagGATAGAGTAgagtatttttgttttcttttatgatAACTGAGGAATGCAGCCATT carries:
- the tap2a gene encoding antigen peptide transporter 2a, encoding MMRCVYIFALAVCVDFIVYHVLEDQLLPGKFHQEDKYTSLLRQWVSSGIRWVISYGVSSLVTNGASVFLKRMLTTHCLLGSVFWTGRMLMLDSHPLEKSSFWLLNILATASAGIFWELSCPDESCQSDREKKATSRLLFKRVILLHKPDTILIFGAFVFLVLAVLCETFIPFYTGEVIDILRSQYQWNDFLTAILFMGLFSLGSSISAGCRGGLFMCAINSFACRVKVKLFGSLVSQELGFYETTKTGDLTSRLSTDSDLMARAVALNVNVLLRTFIKTLGMLSLMVSLSWKLTLLMLMETPLTGLIQNIYDTFYQKLSKEVQDSIARSSDAAVEAVSGIRTVRGFKTEKSESSRYDACLMETHSLKTRRDTVTAVYLLVRRITEVAMKVAVLYYGRLIIQSGQMSTGNLVSFILYQSDLTSNIGTIVSIFGAILNSVSAAGKVFEYLDRKPEVSTEGTLQPDSLKGHIQYHNLTFSYPTRPDQKVLKGFSLELKSGQMTALVGPSGGGKTTCVSLLERFYQAQEGEILLDGHPLQNYQHKYLHRKVAMVGQEPVLFSGSVKDNIAYGLGECSLQRIQGAAHKANAHGFISQLEKGYDTDVGERGGLLSSGQKQRIAIARALIREPQVLILDEVTSCLDTESEQVVQKTLTSRPNQTLLVIAHRLKTIERADQIVVIDNGTVIEKGTHKELMEKQGTYYRLKERLFS